The following coding sequences lie in one Cyanobacterium sp. Dongsha4 genomic window:
- a CDS encoding glycosyltransferase family 2 protein has translation MPSIVDLYGWKGFFIWLFDYGDMPQKWYDIWLDKYEIKAKDYPYYKNKINSWNQTPLISIIMPVYNTNNVHLKEAIESIRQQVYPYWQLCIADDASSEDSGVKDILRHYEEVDSRINVVFRTTNGHISAASNSALDLAKGEFVALMDHDDMLHPLALWFLADSIIKNPQVGLIYTDHDKLSFTGRRCNPYFKCDFNHEIMLAHNLVAHLSCYRLSLLTEIGGFRQGFEGSQDYDLALRCIERLPREHIIHIPFVLYHWRKTPNSTSSDPLAKPYAFNSALKSVSDYLKRNDIPGKLDAHPKIIGAHRLKPEFSKPHPLVSIIIPTRDRVDLLKPCIDSIWSLTTYSNYEIIIVDNGSIETETLNFFEKIQKKGIRIIRDERAFNYSRLNNLAVKEANGTLICLLNNDIEIISPDWLEEMVFFAQQSDVGVVGAKLWYPNNKLQHGGVILGLGLHGRAGHAFVGLSRDAVGYMGRASIQQELSAVTGACQVVRKKVFEEVNGLDESLPVGFNDIDFCLRVRKAGYRNIWTPFAEMYHHQSASRGTDKTVDKIKRFLQESELLNQRWGNLLLNDPCYSPNLSLKISYYLASPPRCHNTLDTSKKNKY, from the coding sequence ATGCCTTCAATAGTTGATTTATACGGTTGGAAAGGGTTTTTTATTTGGTTATTTGATTATGGAGATATGCCTCAGAAATGGTACGACATATGGCTTGATAAATATGAGATTAAAGCAAAAGATTATCCATATTACAAAAATAAGATTAATTCATGGAATCAAACCCCTCTTATTTCGATAATTATGCCTGTTTATAATACCAATAATGTCCACCTAAAAGAAGCAATTGAAAGTATTAGACAACAAGTTTATCCCTACTGGCAATTATGTATTGCTGACGATGCCTCTTCAGAAGATTCTGGGGTAAAAGATATATTGCGTCATTATGAAGAAGTTGACTCACGTATCAACGTTGTATTTCGCACAACTAATGGTCACATTTCTGCGGCAAGTAACTCAGCATTAGATTTAGCAAAAGGGGAATTTGTGGCACTAATGGATCATGACGATATGTTACATCCATTAGCTCTTTGGTTTTTGGCAGACTCTATCATAAAAAATCCCCAAGTAGGTTTAATTTATACGGATCATGATAAATTATCATTCACAGGAAGGCGCTGTAATCCATATTTCAAGTGTGATTTTAATCATGAAATCATGTTAGCTCATAATCTTGTTGCCCATCTGTCTTGTTATCGTCTTAGTTTACTAACTGAAATAGGAGGCTTTCGGCAAGGATTTGAGGGTTCTCAGGATTATGATCTGGCATTGAGATGTATTGAACGCCTACCAAGGGAGCATATTATTCATATTCCTTTTGTGTTATATCATTGGCGAAAAACACCTAATAGCACATCTTCCGATCCTCTCGCTAAACCTTACGCTTTTAACTCTGCCCTAAAAAGTGTCTCAGATTATCTAAAAAGGAATGATATACCGGGTAAATTAGATGCTCACCCAAAAATTATCGGTGCACATCGTCTCAAACCGGAGTTTTCAAAGCCTCACCCTTTAGTTTCTATCATAATTCCAACTCGAGATAGAGTTGACTTACTAAAACCTTGTATTGATTCAATCTGGTCTCTAACAACTTATTCTAATTACGAGATAATAATTGTTGATAATGGCAGTATAGAAACTGAAACACTTAATTTCTTCGAAAAAATACAAAAAAAAGGAATTCGCATTATTCGAGACGAAAGAGCATTCAACTATTCTCGTTTAAATAATCTTGCCGTCAAAGAAGCTAATGGTACACTCATATGCCTTCTCAATAATGATATAGAAATTATCTCTCCTGATTGGCTTGAAGAGATGGTGTTTTTTGCTCAACAATCAGACGTTGGAGTTGTTGGTGCTAAATTATGGTATCCAAATAACAAGCTACAACATGGGGGTGTAATATTGGGTTTAGGTTTACACGGAAGAGCGGGTCATGCTTTTGTTGGTTTGTCACGAGATGCGGTGGGATACATGGGGAGAGCTTCTATACAGCAAGAGCTTAGTGCCGTCACAGGTGCTTGTCAAGTAGTGCGTAAAAAGGTTTTTGAAGAAGTAAATGGTCTCGATGAATCTTTGCCTGTGGGATTTAATGATATAGATTTTTGTCTTAGGGTACGTAAGGCTGGTTATCGCAACATATGGACACCATTTGCGGAAATGTATCATCATCAATCTGCATCTCGTGGGACAGATAAGACTGTCGATAAGATTAAAAGATTTCTGCAAGAAAGTGAATTACTTAACCAACGTTGGGGAAATCTTTTACTTAATGATCCATGTTATTCCCCTAATTTAAGCCTAAAAATTAGTTATTATCTTGCTAGTCCTCCTAGATGTCATAACACACTAGATACTTCAAAGAAAAATAAATACTAG
- a CDS encoding photosystem II reaction center protein J: protein MGDARIPLWIVGTVAGMGVLAVVALFFYGAYAGLGSSL from the coding sequence ATGGGAGATGCAAGAATTCCCTTATGGATTGTGGGTACAGTTGCTGGTATGGGTGTTTTAGCTGTAGTAGCACTTTTCTTTTATGGTGCTTATGCAGGGCTAGGTTCTTCTTTATAA
- the psbE gene encoding cytochrome b559 subunit alpha has translation MAGTTGERPFSDIVTSVRYWVIHSITIPMLFIAGWLFVSTGLAYDVFGTPRPDEYFTQTRQELPIINDRYEAKNQIEQFNK, from the coding sequence ATGGCTGGAACTACTGGTGAGCGTCCGTTTTCCGATATAGTAACCAGTGTACGCTATTGGGTTATCCATAGCATCACTATTCCTATGCTGTTTATTGCTGGTTGGTTATTTGTAAGTACTGGTTTAGCTTACGACGTTTTTGGCACTCCTCGCCCTGATGAGTATTTTACCCAAACCCGTCAAGAGTTACCCATTATTAATGATCGCTATGAAGCGAAAAATCAAATCGAACAATTTAATAAATAG
- the psbF gene encoding cytochrome b559 subunit beta: protein MTSNNPNQPVSYPIFTVRWLAVHTLAVPSVFFIGAITAMQFIQR from the coding sequence ATGACAAGTAATAATCCTAATCAACCTGTATCTTATCCTATTTTCACCGTAAGATGGTTAGCTGTACACACTTTAGCTGTGCCTAGTGTCTTCTTTATCGGTGCAATTACTGCAATGCAATTTATTCAACGATAG
- a CDS encoding GTPase, giving the protein MFQLKSWQIFILAFPVIVIISFFFLATGLQIHQWGINWIWGVFILIFVLWRWLLGKWTKTSHSDFDNVIVQAQEELNNTSSAKFFPPDNQEVITRLEEVSQEIIKKTRNDEPIWVDPSLFFQRCQELVEAIAQIYHPEVEYPLLNIYIPQAYGLIRNTVDDVDKWMSQLSPALNKITVAQGYQAYQIYRRLEPSARKILQLWNWAQWLINPITAATKLASEPLSNQANQELLVNLNQAVREVALKNLARQSALLYGGDNLPFTNSSNGKDILPPAKTKTLQAILSQAQQPETIESKPVNILLVGRTGAGKSSLINTLFNAHTAEVDILPSTTEIKAYQWEANGDTLNLLDTPGYEQVNRPEYRQQVLDYAHSADIILLLNPALDPSLEMDRDFLVNLPQDLQQIPIISIMTQVDRLRPVREWQPPYNWQTGDKTKEISIREAWQYRQESIGQFSEKIIPLVTANYGENPRLPWNDDILALTILDAIAPAKQVRLARFFRNLEVKSITAAKIIDKYTFQMATSQGLTALLKSPVLQFISTLSTGSPRLAYLLAEKIPIEQLPVVIGKLQLAYELFNLLNDNNRQNKQFDLLSLWTLIIDMKGLPEDDAWAFGHALVEFWTKNLNFQTLEERYNFYYQQISLK; this is encoded by the coding sequence ATGTTTCAATTAAAATCTTGGCAAATATTCATTCTTGCTTTTCCCGTCATTGTAATTATTAGCTTTTTTTTCCTTGCCACAGGGTTACAAATTCACCAATGGGGCATTAACTGGATATGGGGAGTGTTTATCTTAATTTTTGTTTTGTGGCGTTGGTTGTTGGGAAAATGGACGAAAACATCCCATTCTGATTTTGATAACGTTATCGTACAGGCACAGGAGGAATTAAACAATACTTCTTCAGCTAAATTTTTCCCTCCTGATAATCAAGAAGTTATTACACGATTAGAAGAGGTATCCCAAGAAATTATCAAAAAAACGAGAAATGATGAGCCGATTTGGGTTGATCCTTCTTTATTTTTCCAAAGATGTCAGGAATTAGTAGAAGCGATCGCACAAATTTACCATCCAGAGGTAGAATATCCCCTTTTAAATATTTATATCCCTCAAGCCTACGGATTAATTCGCAACACCGTTGATGACGTGGATAAATGGATGAGTCAGCTATCTCCTGCATTGAACAAAATTACCGTTGCTCAAGGGTATCAAGCCTATCAAATATATAGACGTTTAGAACCTTCAGCTAGAAAAATATTACAGTTGTGGAATTGGGCGCAATGGTTAATTAACCCCATAACGGCGGCAACAAAATTAGCAAGTGAGCCTCTTAGCAATCAAGCAAATCAAGAGTTATTAGTTAATCTCAATCAGGCAGTCAGAGAAGTGGCTCTTAAAAATTTAGCCCGTCAATCCGCTTTATTATATGGAGGCGATAATTTACCTTTTACTAATTCATCCAATGGTAAGGATATTTTACCCCCTGCTAAAACCAAAACTTTACAAGCAATTTTATCTCAGGCACAACAACCTGAAACCATTGAGAGCAAACCTGTTAATATTTTATTAGTAGGTAGAACAGGAGCAGGAAAAAGCAGTTTAATCAATACCTTATTCAATGCCCACACTGCAGAAGTGGATATTTTGCCTAGCACCACAGAAATAAAAGCCTATCAATGGGAAGCCAACGGGGATACCCTCAATCTCCTTGACACCCCCGGTTATGAGCAAGTAAATCGCCCCGAATATCGTCAACAGGTGTTAGATTATGCCCATAGTGCCGACATTATTTTACTTTTAAATCCTGCCCTTGACCCTTCTTTGGAAATGGATCGAGATTTTTTGGTTAATTTACCCCAAGATTTACAGCAAATCCCAATTATTTCTATCATGACTCAAGTCGATCGCCTCCGTCCAGTGCGAGAATGGCAACCTCCTTATAATTGGCAAACGGGAGATAAAACTAAAGAAATTTCCATTCGGGAAGCATGGCAATATCGTCAAGAAAGTATTGGGCAATTCAGTGAAAAAATTATTCCCCTAGTAACTGCTAACTATGGAGAAAATCCACGACTACCTTGGAATGATGATATTTTAGCTTTAACTATTTTAGATGCGATCGCACCTGCAAAACAAGTAAGATTGGCAAGATTTTTCCGTAACCTAGAAGTAAAAAGTATTACCGCCGCCAAAATAATTGACAAATATACCTTTCAAATGGCAACCAGTCAAGGGTTAACAGCCCTACTGAAAAGTCCTGTATTGCAATTTATTTCTACTCTTAGCACAGGCTCACCTCGTCTAGCCTACTTATTAGCAGAAAAAATACCCATAGAACAATTACCTGTAGTGATTGGCAAATTACAACTAGCCTATGAGTTATTCAATTTACTAAACGATAATAACAGGCAAAATAAGCAATTTGATTTACTATCTTTGTGGACTTTAATCATTGATATGAAAGGTTTGCCTGAAGATGATGCTTGGGCTTTTGGTCATGCTTTAGTTGAATTTTGGACAAAAAATCTTAACTTTCAAACATTAGAAGAAAGATATAATTTTTACTATCAACAAATCTCCCTTAAATAA
- a CDS encoding ABC transporter ATP-binding protein yields MLSKRRLICARGVSKTYEIYKSPFALISHLLWPRPHKVESFNALCQLDLDIYSGQSIGIIGQNGAGKSTLLQLICGILTPTKGRIKINGRIAPLLELGAGFSSRFTGRENIFLNAALLGLSREETFARLEDIIAFADIGSFIDQPVRTYSSGMYVRLAFAIATSIRPDILVIDEAIAVGDGSFARKSFDRIFQLKEEGVTLIFCSHSLFQVEALCEEAIWLHRGKVQVQGVTSSVITEYETWMNQQSQTTTDSPTSINKSIVQGHAKLTDIKVFCDGIIGNRFTAINNFSTLEIRTSFQFDPQLPTPTIAVAIYTADGRVITSSCSWVDDVVLESTPEGKGNIRLTYPNLPLLKGKYSLSIFLMCERGIHVYDSAEYIATIIVKQEHILQGLFTIPHQWFVK; encoded by the coding sequence ATGTTGTCTAAACGAAGACTTATTTGTGCTCGTGGTGTAAGTAAGACCTATGAAATTTATAAGTCACCTTTTGCTCTTATTTCTCATTTGTTATGGCCTCGCCCTCACAAAGTAGAATCTTTTAATGCACTTTGTCAATTAGATTTAGATATATATTCTGGTCAGTCAATCGGCATTATCGGGCAAAACGGAGCGGGAAAATCTACTCTTTTACAACTTATTTGTGGCATACTCACGCCAACGAAGGGAAGGATAAAAATAAATGGTCGTATTGCACCTCTTTTGGAACTGGGGGCAGGTTTTAGCTCAAGATTTACTGGAAGAGAAAACATCTTTCTCAATGCGGCTTTGTTGGGTCTTTCTCGGGAGGAAACTTTTGCAAGACTTGAAGATATTATCGCTTTTGCAGATATTGGTTCTTTTATTGATCAACCCGTTCGAACATACTCTAGTGGTATGTATGTCCGTTTAGCTTTTGCGATCGCAACCAGTATTCGTCCTGATATTTTAGTCATTGACGAGGCTATTGCCGTTGGAGATGGTTCATTTGCTCGTAAATCTTTCGATCGCATTTTTCAATTGAAAGAAGAAGGAGTAACCTTGATTTTTTGCTCTCATTCATTATTTCAGGTAGAGGCTTTATGTGAAGAAGCAATATGGCTTCATCGAGGCAAAGTACAGGTACAAGGGGTTACTTCATCAGTAATTACAGAATATGAAACTTGGATGAATCAACAATCACAAACTACGACAGATTCGCCAACATCTATCAATAAAAGTATAGTACAAGGACACGCTAAATTAACCGATATTAAAGTTTTTTGTGATGGTATTATAGGCAATCGCTTCACAGCTATAAATAATTTTAGTACACTAGAAATACGGACATCTTTTCAATTTGATCCACAATTACCAACTCCAACAATTGCTGTGGCGATTTATACTGCCGATGGAAGAGTGATAACAAGTAGCTGTAGCTGGGTTGATGATGTGGTACTTGAGAGTACCCCTGAAGGAAAAGGAAATATAAGATTAACTTATCCGAATTTGCCCCTATTAAAAGGAAAGTATTCTCTTTCAATCTTTCTGATGTGTGAACGTGGTATTCATGTTTATGACTCAGCTGAATATATTGCGACAATTATTGTCAAACAGGAACATATCCTACAAGGATTGTTTACAATTCCTCATCAATGGTTTGTGAAATAA
- a CDS encoding CTP synthase, which yields MTKFVFITGGVVSSIGKGIVAASLGRLLKSRDYSVSIVKLDPYINVDPGTMSPYQHGEVFVTDDGAETDLDLGHYERFTDTSSSRFNSVTTGSIYQAVINKERRGIYQGATVQVIPHITNEIKDRIHRVAKNNSPDVVITEIGGTVGDIESLPFLEAIRQFRKDVGRDNVIYMHVTLIPWIPAAGELKTKPTQHSVKELRSLGIQPDVLVCRCHRTIPNHIKDKIAEFCDVPSKAVITSSDASSIYEVPLILEKEGLAEEVLKLLNLSNRTPDLGKWEVLVEKMRSPLHKLQIAIVGKYIQLSDAYLSVVEALTHAGIDSETEVELTWVDAENIETQGAEKYLSNADGILVPGGFGNRGVDGKVKAIQYARENKIPFLGLCLGMQCSVIEWARNVAHLEKANSAEFDENTPDAVINLLPEQEDVVDLGGTMRLGVYPCRLVPETLAHTLYQDEVIYERHRHRYEFNNAYRNQFLETGYKISGTSPDGRLVEIIELPNHPFFIASQFHPEFKSRPSQPHPLFLGFIKACLTINN from the coding sequence ATGACTAAGTTTGTCTTTATCACGGGAGGGGTTGTCTCTAGTATCGGTAAAGGTATTGTTGCCGCTAGTTTAGGGCGCTTATTAAAATCTCGTGATTATTCTGTGTCTATTGTTAAATTAGATCCTTATATTAACGTCGATCCGGGTACAATGAGTCCTTATCAACATGGTGAGGTTTTTGTGACTGATGATGGTGCAGAAACTGATTTAGATTTAGGACATTATGAGCGTTTTACTGATACTTCTAGTTCGAGATTTAATAGTGTTACCACTGGCTCAATTTATCAGGCTGTAATCAATAAGGAAAGAAGAGGAATATATCAGGGGGCAACAGTACAAGTTATACCTCATATCACCAACGAAATTAAAGATAGAATCCATCGAGTAGCAAAAAATAATAGCCCAGATGTGGTAATCACCGAAATAGGTGGTACTGTTGGTGACATCGAATCTTTACCCTTTCTTGAAGCAATTCGTCAATTTCGCAAGGATGTAGGTAGGGATAATGTGATTTATATGCACGTTACTTTAATTCCGTGGATTCCCGCCGCAGGAGAGTTAAAGACAAAACCTACTCAGCACTCGGTGAAAGAATTACGCTCATTGGGCATTCAACCTGATGTTTTAGTTTGCCGTTGTCATCGCACTATTCCTAACCATATTAAAGATAAAATTGCTGAATTTTGTGATGTCCCTAGTAAAGCGGTGATTACTTCTTCCGATGCCAGTAGCATTTATGAAGTTCCTTTGATTTTGGAAAAAGAAGGGTTAGCAGAAGAGGTATTAAAATTATTAAATCTATCTAATCGCACCCCAGATTTAGGTAAATGGGAAGTTTTAGTGGAAAAGATGCGATCGCCTCTTCATAAGTTACAAATTGCGATTGTTGGTAAATACATACAATTAAGTGATGCTTATTTATCGGTAGTAGAAGCCTTAACTCATGCGGGGATTGACTCAGAAACAGAAGTGGAATTAACTTGGGTAGATGCGGAGAATATCGAAACGCAAGGGGCGGAAAAATATCTGAGTAATGCCGATGGTATTTTAGTACCGGGTGGCTTCGGAAATCGAGGAGTTGACGGTAAAGTCAAAGCCATTCAATATGCCAGAGAAAATAAAATTCCTTTCCTCGGCTTATGTTTAGGGATGCAATGTAGCGTTATCGAGTGGGCAAGGAATGTCGCCCATTTAGAAAAAGCAAATAGTGCCGAATTTGATGAAAATACCCCTGATGCAGTAATTAATTTATTGCCTGAGCAAGAAGATGTGGTGGATTTAGGCGGTACAATGCGCTTAGGAGTTTATCCCTGCCGTTTAGTGCCAGAAACCCTTGCTCATACCCTTTATCAAGATGAAGTCATTTACGAGCGTCATCGTCATCGCTATGAATTTAACAATGCTTACCGTAATCAATTCTTAGAAACTGGTTACAAAATAAGTGGAACTTCTCCCGATGGTAGATTAGTGGAAATTATTGAATTACCAAATCATCCTTTTTTCATCGCTTCTCAATTCCATCCAGAGTTCAAATCTCGCCCCAGTCAACCTCATCCTTTATTTTTAGGATTTATCAAGGCTTGTCTCACCATTAATAATTAA
- a CDS encoding photosynthesis system II assembly factor Ycf48 produces MKLFLNKLKPFLVSILIGFLCVSCAFLPSLSYNPWQLISLDAESTFADIDFTNDYNHGWLVGTRATLFETKDGGDNWQQKIIDLGEEKVNFTGVSFYDNEGWITGMPSVLLHTNNGGETWERIPLSEKLPGSPYDITALDDQTAEMVTNLGAIYKTTDGGKTWKALVEGAVGVARSITRSEDGKYVAVSARGNFYSTWQPGDTEWTPHQRTSSRRLQNMGFLDGGDRLWLIARGGQIQFSQPNNFEEWEEAITPEYATSWGFLDLTVQNQEQIWLAGGSGNLLLSKDNGQSWFKDREIESVPSNLYKIVFVGENKGFILGERGVLLKYNTQSADVSQSSAT; encoded by the coding sequence ATGAAATTATTTTTAAATAAATTAAAACCATTTTTAGTATCTATACTAATTGGCTTTTTGTGTGTAAGTTGTGCTTTTTTGCCTTCTCTTAGTTATAATCCTTGGCAATTAATCTCTTTGGATGCAGAATCGACTTTTGCAGATATAGACTTTACTAACGACTACAATCATGGTTGGTTAGTGGGTACAAGAGCAACTTTGTTTGAAACAAAAGATGGCGGTGATAATTGGCAACAAAAAATTATCGATTTAGGGGAAGAAAAAGTTAATTTCACTGGTGTTAGCTTTTATGACAATGAAGGTTGGATTACAGGTATGCCTTCTGTACTTCTCCATACAAACAATGGAGGAGAAACTTGGGAAAGAATACCTTTGAGTGAAAAATTACCCGGCTCTCCCTATGATATTACCGCTCTTGATGACCAAACTGCCGAGATGGTAACAAATTTAGGTGCTATTTACAAAACTACCGATGGTGGTAAGACTTGGAAAGCCCTAGTAGAAGGTGCAGTCGGTGTTGCCCGTAGTATTACCCGCTCTGAAGATGGAAAATATGTTGCAGTTAGTGCCAGAGGTAATTTCTATTCTACATGGCAACCGGGAGATACTGAATGGACTCCTCATCAACGTACATCTTCTCGACGCTTACAAAATATGGGTTTTCTTGATGGGGGCGATCGCCTCTGGTTGATTGCAAGAGGAGGACAAATACAATTCAGTCAACCTAATAATTTTGAGGAATGGGAAGAAGCAATTACTCCTGAATATGCTACCAGTTGGGGCTTTTTGGATTTAACCGTGCAAAATCAAGAACAAATTTGGTTAGCAGGGGGTAGTGGAAATCTCTTATTGAGTAAAGATAATGGACAATCTTGGTTCAAAGACAGAGAAATAGAGTCAGTACCATCAAACCTCTACAAAATTGTTTTTGTGGGTGAGAATAAAGGTTTTATTTTAGGAGAGCGTGGTGTTCTGTTAAAATATAATACTCAGAGTGCTGATGTTAGTCAATCAAGTGCTACTTAA
- a CDS encoding ABC transporter permease: MNIKISFYRSYLIPWRERWLLQLFISRQIQIRYRGSVLGFAWSLITPLFQLLVYVVVFQYGLRLRWTANDGNGLNFALFMLTGLAVFSLFSECIVQAPMLILDQPNLVKKVRFPTEILAWALLISSAFSSVILMTLLLLICLLSGVTTFTFTWFVLPVIWLPLIPLILGITWSCSAIGVYFRDLRHIVALIIPLLQFLSPIFYPVSALPIRFQKIIYLNPLTLIIEQSRLVIFSRMWPSWEMWGVELIACMGIALLGALLHYRLRRGFADVV, encoded by the coding sequence ATGAATATCAAAATTAGTTTTTATCGTTCTTATTTAATACCATGGCGTGAAAGATGGCTATTACAACTTTTTATATCTAGGCAGATACAGATAAGGTATCGTGGTTCGGTATTAGGCTTTGCTTGGAGTTTAATAACCCCATTATTTCAATTATTGGTATATGTAGTTGTATTTCAGTATGGTTTAAGATTACGTTGGACTGCAAATGATGGGAATGGCCTAAATTTTGCATTATTCATGTTAACTGGATTAGCTGTCTTCTCATTGTTTTCTGAATGTATTGTACAAGCACCAATGTTAATTTTAGATCAACCTAATTTAGTGAAAAAAGTTCGTTTCCCAACAGAAATTCTTGCTTGGGCATTGCTTATATCGAGTGCTTTTTCTAGTGTTATCTTAATGACGCTCTTACTTTTAATTTGTTTGCTATCTGGTGTTACAACCTTTACCTTTACTTGGTTTGTACTTCCCGTTATTTGGCTACCTTTAATACCGTTAATATTAGGTATCACTTGGAGTTGTTCTGCTATTGGGGTCTATTTTCGGGATTTAAGACACATCGTTGCTCTGATTATTCCTCTGCTACAATTTTTAAGCCCTATTTTTTATCCTGTTTCAGCTCTTCCTATCAGATTTCAGAAAATTATATATTTAAACCCTTTGACTTTAATTATTGAGCAAAGTCGTCTGGTAATTTTTTCTCGGATGTGGCCTAGTTGGGAAATGTGGGGAGTTGAGTTAATCGCTTGTATGGGAATTGCTTTGTTAGGAGCTTTACTCCATTATCGTTTACGAAGAGGATTTGCTGATGTTGTCTAA
- a CDS encoding photosystem II reaction center protein L, producing the protein MDRNQNPNRQPVELNRTSLYLGLLLIAVLGVLFSSYFFN; encoded by the coding sequence ATGGACAGAAATCAAAATCCAAACAGACAGCCAGTCGAATTAAACCGTACATCCCTTTATTTAGGGCTTTTACTTATTGCCGTACTTGGCGTGTTATTCTCTAGTTATTTCTTCAACTAA
- a CDS encoding rubredoxin → MSEAGKEKTLAEQAPSSYECRSCGYTYVPSKGDSKTNIPPGTLFTDLPSNWRCPVCGASRTVFVNIGAIDAPSGFAENLDYGFGVNRLTPGQKNLLIFSALALGVLFFLSLYGLN, encoded by the coding sequence ATGAGTGAAGCAGGTAAAGAAAAAACCCTAGCCGAACAAGCACCATCGAGCTACGAGTGTCGTTCTTGTGGATATACCTATGTGCCTTCTAAAGGTGATAGTAAAACCAATATCCCTCCGGGAACTCTATTCACGGACTTACCTAGTAACTGGCGATGTCCTGTGTGTGGTGCAAGTAGAACTGTATTTGTAAATATAGGTGCAATTGACGCTCCTTCAGGATTTGCGGAAAACCTAGATTATGGCTTTGGTGTTAATCGCTTAACTCCGGGGCAGAAAAATTTACTTATTTTTAGTGCTTTAGCTTTGGGAGTTTTATTTTTCCTTAGCTTATATGGATTGAACTAG